One Oncorhynchus kisutch isolate 150728-3 linkage group LG11, Okis_V2, whole genome shotgun sequence genomic region harbors:
- the LOC109900092 gene encoding conserved oligomeric Golgi complex subunit 2-like isoform X1, whose amino-acid sequence MNLPKRPDSLCFDKDVFMKDDFDVDQFVADCRKHVQLEEMREDLEMYYKQLKTAMVELINKDYADFVNLSTNLVGMDKALNQLSVPLGQLREEVLNLRTSVSEVVQAIDNQLSKQDDLQNKKINVMKLIQVVRSVEKIEKILHSQNSKDWTSLEMSSPLLAGQILERIATEFNQLQFHAVQSKGMPLLDKVRPRISGITSTLQQSLEGLLIQGLQTSNVDIVRHCLRTYATIDKTRDAEALVGQVLVKPYMDMVIVEQFVKSTPNGLQILFTKLLQFVPHHCRLLREVTGMVISSEKADIVPGYDFLVNSVWPEIIKGIEERITSLFNAGNPDTFYDRYTISIDFVRKFERQCGSQASVRRLRAHASYQSFHNKWNLPIYFQLRYKEIAACLENAIADGLEAAAAGSSYHLLVSQVLWNSLVRCWAEKVYLSPLVHRFWKLTLQLISRYSKFLTEMLTKSPSTDISKDPVRLLPSSASSTSSRTSQDDGGSESGSPATLSTQQLVFIASDVNQLQDQITELSEMIMQRLEIIGYNNVVIVAEALEDSKDSLSGCIPTLNRKMTQHLTERCFRYLKSASEVPRLYRRTNKELPSRASAYMDNALRPLHQLLSDSKDMVKPSISQEWLRITLNDCTHRYFETISDVLSSVKKMEESLKRLKQARKTVTTNTTGTTGGPTDDSKIRLQLALDVEYLGEQIQKMGLQPADITMFSTLNDLVQGAQDGTPSEQAGP is encoded by the exons ATGAATCTGCCAAAGCGGCCGGATTCTCTGTGTTTCGACAAGGACGTGTTTATGAAG GATGACTTCGACGTGGATCAGTTTGTTGCAGATTGCAGAAAGCATGTCCAACTGGAGGAGATGCGCGAGGACCTTGAGATGTATTACAAACAGCTCAAAACAGCCATGGTTGAGCTCATCAATAAAGACTATGCTGACTTTGTCAACCTCTCCACCAATCTG GTTGGAATGGACAAAGCCCTGAACCAGCTATCAGTACCACTGGGTCAGTTGCGTGAAGAGGTGCTG AACTTGAGAACATCTGTAAGTGAGGTGGTCCAAGCCATTGACAACCAGCTCTCCAAGCAAGATGATTTGCAAAACAAAAAG ATCAATGTCATGAAACTCATACAAGTTGTTCGATCGGTAGAGAAGATTGAAAAAATCCTACATTCTCAGAACTCAAAAGACTGGACATCTCTTGAGATGAGCAG TCCTCTCTTAGCTGGCCAGATTCTGGAGCGGATTGCCACAGAGTTCAACCAGCTGCAGTTCCATGCTGTCCAAAGCAAGGGCATGCCCCTGCTGGACAAAGTCAGGCCT CGTATTTCTGGCATCACGTCCACGCTACAGCAGTCTTTGGAGGGGCTCCTCATACAGGGCCTCCAGACCTCCAACGTGGACATTGTGCGTCACTGCCTACGCACCTATGCCACCATCGACAAGACCAGGGACGCAGAGGCACTGGTGGGACAAGTCCTGGTCAAGCCCTATATGGACATG GTCATTGTTGAACAGTTTGTCAAGTCCACCCCCAATGGCCTTCAAATATTGTTCACCAAGCTCCTACAGTTTGTGCCACATCACTGTAGACTGCTGCGCGAGGTGACTGGAATGGTCATTTCAAG TGAGAAGGCAGACATAGTCCCGGGATACGACTTCTTGGTGAACTCAGTGTGGCCGGAAATCATCAAAGGTATCGAGGAGAGAATCACATCTCTCTTCAATGCGGGCAACCCTGACACCTTTTATGAC AGATACACTATCAGCATTGACTTTGTGAGAAAGTTTGAGAGACAGTGTGGCTCCCAAGCCAGTGTGAGGAGACTGAGAGCTCACGCCTCCTATCAGAGCTTCCACAACAAGTGGAACCTACCTATCTACTTCCAGCTCAG GTACAAGGAAATTGCTGCATGTTTAGAGAATGCTATTGCTGATGGGTTAGAGGCAGCAGCAG CAGGCAGCTCCTATCACCTGCTGGTGTCCCAAGTGCTGTGGAACAGCTTGGTCAGGTGCTGGGCGGAGAAGGTCTATCTGTCCCCGCTGGTTCACCGCTTCTGGAAGCTCACCCTGCAGCTGATCTCACGCTACTCCAAGTTCCTCACTGAG ATGCTGACTAAATCTCCCTCCACGGACATCAGTAAAGACCCAGTGAGGCTCCTCCCCAGCTCCGCCTCCTCCACGTCCAGTCGCACCTCTCAGGATGATGGGGGCAGCGAGAGCGGCAGCCCAGCAACCCTCTCCACCCAACAGCTGGTCTTTATAGCCTCTGATGTGAACCAACTAcaagaccag ATTACGGAACTTTCTGAGATGATTATGCAGAGACTGGAGATCATTGGGTACAACAACGTTGTAATTGTTGCAG AGGCCCTAGAAGACTCCAAAGACTCCCTGTCTGGCTGCATTCCCACCTTGAACCGCAAGATGACTCAGCATTTAACCGAGAGGTGCTTCCGCTACCTGAAGAGTGCTTCTGAAGTCCCCCGACTGTACCGCAGGACCAACAAG GAACTTCCCTCCAGAGCCTCTGCCTACATGGACAACGCCCTGCGGCCGCTGCACCAGCTCCTGAGCGACTCCAAAGACATGGTGAAGCCCTCCATCTCCCAGGAATGGCTACGGATCACACTCAATGACTGCACTCACAG ATATTTTGAAACCATATCAGATGTTTTGAGTTCTGTGAAAAAAATGGAGGAGAGTTTAAAGAGACTGAAGCAAGCAAGGAAAACAGTGACCACCAACACGACAGGAACCACCGGAGGCCCCACAGACGACAGCAAGATCCGCCTGCAGCTGGCTTTGGATGTGGAGTACCTGGGAGAGCAG ATTCAGAAGATGGGTCTGCAGCCTGCCGACATCACCATGTTCTCAACACTAAATGACTTGGTCCAAGGAGCACAGGACGGGACTCCATCAGAGCAGGCTGGACCATAA
- the LOC109900092 gene encoding conserved oligomeric Golgi complex subunit 2-like isoform X2: protein MNLPKRPDSLCFDKDVFMKDDFDVDQFVADCRKHVQLEEMREDLEMYYKQLKTAMVELINKDYADFVNLSTNLVGMDKALNQLSVPLGQLREEVLNLRTSVSEVVQAIDNQLSKQDDLQNKKINVMKLIQVVRSVEKIEKILHSQNSKDWTSLEMSSPLLAGQILERIATEFNQLQFHAVQSKGMPLLDKVRPRISGITSTLQQSLEGLLIQGLQTSNVDIVRHCLRTYATIDKTRDAEALVGQVLVKPYMDMVIVEQFVKSTPNGLQILFTKLLQFVPHHCRLLREVTGMVISSEKADIVPGYDFLVNSVWPEIIKGIEERITSLFNAGNPDTFYDRYTISIDFVRKFERQCGSQASVRRLRAHASYQSFHNKWNLPIYFQLRYKEIAACLENAIADGLEAAAGSSYHLLVSQVLWNSLVRCWAEKVYLSPLVHRFWKLTLQLISRYSKFLTEMLTKSPSTDISKDPVRLLPSSASSTSSRTSQDDGGSESGSPATLSTQQLVFIASDVNQLQDQITELSEMIMQRLEIIGYNNVVIVAEALEDSKDSLSGCIPTLNRKMTQHLTERCFRYLKSASEVPRLYRRTNKELPSRASAYMDNALRPLHQLLSDSKDMVKPSISQEWLRITLNDCTHRYFETISDVLSSVKKMEESLKRLKQARKTVTTNTTGTTGGPTDDSKIRLQLALDVEYLGEQIQKMGLQPADITMFSTLNDLVQGAQDGTPSEQAGP from the exons ATGAATCTGCCAAAGCGGCCGGATTCTCTGTGTTTCGACAAGGACGTGTTTATGAAG GATGACTTCGACGTGGATCAGTTTGTTGCAGATTGCAGAAAGCATGTCCAACTGGAGGAGATGCGCGAGGACCTTGAGATGTATTACAAACAGCTCAAAACAGCCATGGTTGAGCTCATCAATAAAGACTATGCTGACTTTGTCAACCTCTCCACCAATCTG GTTGGAATGGACAAAGCCCTGAACCAGCTATCAGTACCACTGGGTCAGTTGCGTGAAGAGGTGCTG AACTTGAGAACATCTGTAAGTGAGGTGGTCCAAGCCATTGACAACCAGCTCTCCAAGCAAGATGATTTGCAAAACAAAAAG ATCAATGTCATGAAACTCATACAAGTTGTTCGATCGGTAGAGAAGATTGAAAAAATCCTACATTCTCAGAACTCAAAAGACTGGACATCTCTTGAGATGAGCAG TCCTCTCTTAGCTGGCCAGATTCTGGAGCGGATTGCCACAGAGTTCAACCAGCTGCAGTTCCATGCTGTCCAAAGCAAGGGCATGCCCCTGCTGGACAAAGTCAGGCCT CGTATTTCTGGCATCACGTCCACGCTACAGCAGTCTTTGGAGGGGCTCCTCATACAGGGCCTCCAGACCTCCAACGTGGACATTGTGCGTCACTGCCTACGCACCTATGCCACCATCGACAAGACCAGGGACGCAGAGGCACTGGTGGGACAAGTCCTGGTCAAGCCCTATATGGACATG GTCATTGTTGAACAGTTTGTCAAGTCCACCCCCAATGGCCTTCAAATATTGTTCACCAAGCTCCTACAGTTTGTGCCACATCACTGTAGACTGCTGCGCGAGGTGACTGGAATGGTCATTTCAAG TGAGAAGGCAGACATAGTCCCGGGATACGACTTCTTGGTGAACTCAGTGTGGCCGGAAATCATCAAAGGTATCGAGGAGAGAATCACATCTCTCTTCAATGCGGGCAACCCTGACACCTTTTATGAC AGATACACTATCAGCATTGACTTTGTGAGAAAGTTTGAGAGACAGTGTGGCTCCCAAGCCAGTGTGAGGAGACTGAGAGCTCACGCCTCCTATCAGAGCTTCCACAACAAGTGGAACCTACCTATCTACTTCCAGCTCAG GTACAAGGAAATTGCTGCATGTTTAGAGAATGCTATTGCTGATGGGTTAGAGGCAGCAGCAG GCAGCTCCTATCACCTGCTGGTGTCCCAAGTGCTGTGGAACAGCTTGGTCAGGTGCTGGGCGGAGAAGGTCTATCTGTCCCCGCTGGTTCACCGCTTCTGGAAGCTCACCCTGCAGCTGATCTCACGCTACTCCAAGTTCCTCACTGAG ATGCTGACTAAATCTCCCTCCACGGACATCAGTAAAGACCCAGTGAGGCTCCTCCCCAGCTCCGCCTCCTCCACGTCCAGTCGCACCTCTCAGGATGATGGGGGCAGCGAGAGCGGCAGCCCAGCAACCCTCTCCACCCAACAGCTGGTCTTTATAGCCTCTGATGTGAACCAACTAcaagaccag ATTACGGAACTTTCTGAGATGATTATGCAGAGACTGGAGATCATTGGGTACAACAACGTTGTAATTGTTGCAG AGGCCCTAGAAGACTCCAAAGACTCCCTGTCTGGCTGCATTCCCACCTTGAACCGCAAGATGACTCAGCATTTAACCGAGAGGTGCTTCCGCTACCTGAAGAGTGCTTCTGAAGTCCCCCGACTGTACCGCAGGACCAACAAG GAACTTCCCTCCAGAGCCTCTGCCTACATGGACAACGCCCTGCGGCCGCTGCACCAGCTCCTGAGCGACTCCAAAGACATGGTGAAGCCCTCCATCTCCCAGGAATGGCTACGGATCACACTCAATGACTGCACTCACAG ATATTTTGAAACCATATCAGATGTTTTGAGTTCTGTGAAAAAAATGGAGGAGAGTTTAAAGAGACTGAAGCAAGCAAGGAAAACAGTGACCACCAACACGACAGGAACCACCGGAGGCCCCACAGACGACAGCAAGATCCGCCTGCAGCTGGCTTTGGATGTGGAGTACCTGGGAGAGCAG ATTCAGAAGATGGGTCTGCAGCCTGCCGACATCACCATGTTCTCAACACTAAATGACTTGGTCCAAGGAGCACAGGACGGGACTCCATCAGAGCAGGCTGGACCATAA